Proteins co-encoded in one Flavobacteriaceae bacterium MAR_2009_75 genomic window:
- a CDS encoding ComF family protein encodes MLYKKLTNILIDINSVLIPKVCFGCNAHLIRGEEHLCTTCRNNLPLTEYSFNEENPVDRIFYGRINIEKASSFLFFTENGIVQQLIHNLKYRKQEQIGNFLGDWYGLLLKDNSELKGAIDIVIPVPLHPKKKKKRGYNQVSNFAKRLAYHLDAKYSDTLLVKTLNTKTQTKKSRMGRWQNKKSLFALTDIESIKSKNILLVDDVITTGGTMEICAETLSQAEGVNIYIASMAVVPKLWN; translated from the coding sequence ACAAAAAGTTAACAAATATACTAATAGATATCAATTCCGTTTTGATACCCAAGGTATGTTTTGGATGTAATGCTCATTTAATCAGAGGAGAGGAACACTTGTGTACAACTTGTCGTAACAATTTACCCCTCACCGAATATAGCTTTAACGAAGAAAACCCGGTAGACCGTATATTTTATGGTAGAATTAACATCGAGAAAGCCAGTTCTTTCCTGTTTTTCACTGAAAATGGCATTGTTCAACAACTGATTCACAATCTCAAATATCGCAAACAGGAGCAGATCGGAAATTTTCTAGGTGATTGGTATGGTCTTCTTCTTAAAGATAATAGCGAACTCAAAGGTGCAATAGATATCGTGATTCCAGTTCCTTTACATCCAAAGAAAAAGAAGAAGAGGGGATATAACCAAGTATCGAATTTCGCAAAACGATTGGCGTATCATTTAGATGCAAAATACAGTGACACTTTATTAGTTAAAACGCTCAATACAAAAACGCAAACCAAAAAAAGTCGCATGGGCCGCTGGCAAAACAAGAAATCGCTATTTGCACTTACCGATATAGAATCTATAAAAAGTAAAAATATACTTCTTGTAGATGATGTTATCACCACAGGGGGTACCATGGAAATTTGTGCCGAAACACTATCTCAAGCAGAAGGCGTAAACATTTACATCGCCAGCATGGCAGTAGTGCCCAAATTATGGAATTGA
- a CDS encoding Ig-like domain-containing protein yields the protein MARRFLAFLFLFLIATVLWQCARKGSPSGGPKDITPPVLTRTEPDSMTTNFKAKRIRMYFDELIKLEDVQNQLIVSPPLKYQPDITPQGGASKYVEFKFKDTLRESTTYTLNFGQSVQDNNEGNPSAFLTYVFSTGDYIDSLTLSGAIKDAFKKKADDFISVMLYEIDTAYTDSTIYQKPPNYITNTLDSMVIFKLKNLKEGKYKLFALKDAAKNNMFDQNADKIAFLQDTITLPTDSTYVLTLFKEVPDYSMAVPSFVAKNRIQFGYYGVADSVKIEPLTVLPDTVKTKILKERDKDTINFWFTPFENDSIIFTVTNERLKVKDTFSVKSRKVGIDSLRLNPNQSGSLSFNEPFFIQSNTPLVKLDTAKISMMNQDSLSVDFSVSLDTLKNQVDFDFPVEPNQSFQLDLLPGAITDFFGQVNDTTAYYLSTGSYADFGNLSFEVKVDESAYPLIVQLTDEQGELEREVIAKETQVFEFSHLEPGNYLMRVIFDNNNNGKWDTGNYLKKLQPEKISYYPDVIEVRANWEKVETFTIRD from the coding sequence ATGGCCCGTAGATTTCTGGCGTTTTTATTTCTATTTCTCATCGCTACCGTATTATGGCAGTGTGCCAGAAAAGGTAGCCCTTCCGGAGGCCCAAAAGACATTACTCCACCTGTCTTGACTAGAACCGAGCCGGATAGCATGACCACAAATTTCAAAGCCAAACGTATTCGAATGTATTTCGATGAGCTCATTAAGTTAGAAGACGTTCAAAATCAATTAATAGTTAGTCCGCCCTTAAAATACCAACCCGACATTACTCCGCAAGGGGGAGCAAGCAAGTATGTTGAATTTAAATTTAAAGATACCCTTAGGGAGAGTACTACTTACACTCTTAATTTCGGTCAAAGCGTTCAAGACAATAATGAAGGTAACCCAAGTGCTTTTCTTACCTATGTTTTTTCGACTGGAGATTATATTGACTCTCTCACCTTATCAGGGGCCATAAAAGATGCTTTTAAAAAGAAAGCGGATGATTTCATCTCGGTTATGCTCTACGAAATAGACACAGCATATACCGACTCTACCATATATCAAAAACCGCCTAATTACATTACCAATACTTTAGACAGTATGGTCATCTTTAAACTTAAGAACCTTAAAGAGGGCAAGTATAAGTTATTTGCCCTAAAGGATGCTGCCAAGAACAATATGTTTGATCAAAATGCCGATAAAATTGCTTTTCTTCAAGACACCATAACATTACCCACAGATTCTACGTATGTTCTTACTTTATTTAAAGAAGTACCCGATTACAGTATGGCCGTGCCCAGTTTTGTTGCCAAAAACCGCATACAATTCGGTTATTACGGAGTAGCGGATAGTGTAAAGATAGAACCTCTTACGGTCTTACCTGATACGGTAAAAACAAAAATTCTAAAGGAACGTGACAAAGACACCATCAATTTCTGGTTCACACCCTTTGAAAACGATTCAATAATTTTCACGGTCACCAATGAACGACTAAAGGTGAAAGATACCTTTAGTGTTAAGAGTAGAAAGGTCGGTATAGATTCGTTACGATTAAACCCTAATCAAAGTGGCTCACTAAGTTTCAACGAACCTTTTTTTATACAGTCTAACACCCCATTAGTTAAATTGGATACGGCCAAAATAAGTATGATGAACCAAGATTCTCTTTCGGTCGATTTCTCTGTAAGTTTAGATACTTTAAAAAATCAGGTCGATTTTGATTTTCCCGTAGAACCTAATCAAAGTTTTCAACTCGACCTGCTACCCGGTGCCATAACCGACTTTTTTGGGCAGGTGAACGATACCACGGCCTACTATTTATCAACAGGAAGTTATGCCGACTTTGGAAATTTAAGCTTTGAGGTCAAAGTTGATGAAAGTGCATACCCGTTAATCGTACAATTGACCGATGAACAAGGAGAGCTTGAGAGGGAGGTTATTGCGAAAGAAACACAGGTTTTTGAATTTAGCCATTTAGAGCCTGGTAATTATTTGATGCGTGTAATCTTTGATAATAACAATAACGGAAAATGGGACACTGGTAATTATCTGAAAAAACTTCAACCTGAAAAAATCAGTTACTACCCTGATGTTATTGAGGTTCGTGCCAATTGGGAAAAAGTGGAAACCTTTACAATTCGAGACTAA
- a CDS encoding putative amidohydrolase has translation MDEQLNLALVQTSLVWEDPQENRRIISKKIADLAFEVDLIVLPEMFTTGFTMSPEKVSPGESEKTLEWMQQESKKHGAAIVGSVANNDNGIYTNRLYFVEPNGKALHYDKRHTFTLAGEDKVYKAGNKKLIVDYKGFRICPMVCYDLRFPVWARNVEGYDLLLYVANWPQPRINAWDALLRARAIENTAYCLGVNRIGTDEKGHSYNGHSAVYDCLGEEKVYSDQEEIIYATISREHIVSTREKLRFLEDRDDFSLEL, from the coding sequence ATGGATGAACAACTAAATTTGGCGCTGGTACAAACCTCTTTGGTCTGGGAAGACCCTCAGGAGAATAGGCGTATTATTTCCAAGAAAATAGCTGATCTAGCTTTTGAAGTAGACTTGATAGTCTTACCAGAAATGTTCACTACCGGGTTTACGATGTCTCCGGAAAAAGTGTCGCCAGGAGAAAGTGAAAAAACTCTTGAGTGGATGCAACAAGAGTCGAAGAAGCATGGTGCGGCCATCGTCGGTAGCGTAGCTAATAATGACAATGGTATTTATACGAACCGTCTATACTTTGTTGAGCCCAATGGTAAGGCTTTACACTACGATAAGAGGCATACGTTTACTTTGGCCGGGGAAGACAAGGTCTACAAGGCAGGAAATAAAAAGCTGATTGTCGATTACAAAGGTTTTCGAATTTGCCCTATGGTCTGTTACGATCTTCGTTTTCCGGTTTGGGCTAGAAATGTAGAAGGCTATGATCTATTGTTGTACGTGGCAAATTGGCCACAACCGAGAATTAATGCATGGGATGCGCTATTAAGAGCAAGGGCCATTGAGAATACGGCGTATTGTTTGGGTGTCAATCGAATTGGAACGGATGAAAAAGGACATTCATATAATGGACATTCCGCTGTTTACGATTGTCTAGGTGAAGAGAAAGTTTATTCTGATCAAGAAGAAATAATTTATGCTACTATATCGAGAGAGCACATAGTTTCTACTCGAGAAAAATTAAGGTTTCTAGAAGATAGAGACGATTTTAGTCTCGAATTGTAA
- a CDS encoding PAS domain S-box-containing protein: METLALNSLLKDSPLAIAVLDKNYAFQTCSNAWLEEFCPEYSDVTGENFFDVLEELPPEFPEILAACLAGQSNNHDGKKIINDDGTFKWLKWKINPVKNDTGEITGLTLVLEDVTRQSRNQELQQKAIEVARIGGWEIDLLSGDLYWTDITKEIHEVPMDFVPNVAQGINFYKEGRHRDTISKIVEKAMNDGVPWDIELVIVTAKGKELWVRAMGNVEMLNGKCIRIFGTFQDIDDRKRFELQFNEVSKRLAIATSGSNIGIWEFDVKTGQVVWDDNMYRLYGVKRKEFDPNNMDQWRSIMSPDDVEHVFKVHHEAVEGKRNYEIEFKITWPNKKQKHISGKAVLIKDDSGKPVKMVGTNIDITELTKTRLLLEKSEESFQGAFEKSNTGMALVNLQGNWIKVNKSLCKSLGYSEEELFQMTFQELTYSEDLDKDLIFLDKILNGEKESYQIEKRFFHKKGHVVHAILTVTAVRNINGKLAHLISQVMDITERKNAEVELTRLVDITQYQNESLLNFAHIVSHNLRSHATNLSMLTGFLEGEKDEEEITDIYGMLADAAESLNETVLHLNEVVQLKVGGIQKLKPVNIYSTLKNVKKNLNVLIQEKNVKCITKVPEDLMVMGIPAYIDSIFLNLITNSIKYSSPERGPELTITSKTSNKNVILSFADNGVGINLKRHGKKIFGMYKTFHKNKDAKGIGLFITKNQIEAMNGKIEVESTVNEGTTFKLYFELNQTA; the protein is encoded by the coding sequence TTGGAAACATTGGCCCTTAATTCATTGCTCAAAGATTCACCTTTAGCCATAGCTGTTCTTGATAAGAATTATGCTTTTCAAACCTGCTCAAACGCTTGGTTAGAAGAATTTTGCCCCGAATATTCTGACGTAACCGGTGAAAACTTTTTTGATGTATTGGAAGAATTACCTCCTGAGTTTCCCGAAATATTGGCTGCCTGTCTTGCAGGCCAATCAAATAATCATGACGGCAAAAAAATAATTAACGATGACGGAACTTTTAAATGGTTAAAGTGGAAAATTAATCCGGTCAAGAATGACACTGGTGAAATTACCGGCTTAACCTTGGTTCTAGAAGATGTAACGAGACAGAGTAGAAACCAAGAACTACAACAAAAGGCGATTGAGGTAGCACGCATTGGTGGTTGGGAAATCGATTTACTGTCCGGCGATTTATACTGGACCGATATCACAAAAGAGATTCATGAGGTACCTATGGATTTTGTGCCCAATGTGGCGCAGGGAATAAATTTTTATAAGGAAGGTCGACACCGTGACACCATATCAAAGATTGTCGAAAAAGCCATGAACGATGGTGTGCCATGGGATATTGAACTTGTGATAGTAACTGCCAAGGGCAAAGAACTTTGGGTACGTGCCATGGGAAATGTTGAGATGCTCAACGGAAAATGCATACGTATTTTTGGCACCTTTCAAGATATCGACGATAGAAAACGTTTCGAATTACAATTTAACGAAGTTTCTAAAAGACTTGCCATTGCTACTTCAGGATCCAATATCGGAATTTGGGAATTTGATGTAAAAACAGGGCAAGTGGTTTGGGATGACAACATGTACCGCCTGTATGGTGTAAAACGAAAAGAATTCGACCCGAACAACATGGATCAATGGCGATCCATAATGAGCCCCGATGATGTTGAACATGTTTTCAAAGTTCACCACGAGGCAGTAGAGGGAAAAAGGAATTATGAAATTGAGTTTAAGATAACTTGGCCCAATAAAAAACAAAAACATATAAGTGGCAAGGCTGTTCTTATAAAAGATGACTCGGGCAAACCCGTTAAAATGGTGGGTACCAATATCGACATAACTGAACTTACAAAAACAAGGTTATTACTTGAAAAGAGTGAAGAATCTTTTCAGGGCGCTTTCGAGAAATCGAATACGGGCATGGCACTGGTAAATCTTCAGGGCAACTGGATCAAGGTCAATAAAAGCCTTTGTAAAAGTTTAGGATACTCTGAAGAAGAACTTTTTCAAATGACCTTTCAAGAATTAACCTACTCAGAAGATCTTGATAAAGATTTAATATTTCTCGATAAAATTCTTAACGGAGAGAAGGAGAGTTACCAAATCGAAAAAAGATTTTTTCATAAAAAGGGTCATGTTGTGCATGCCATTTTGACCGTTACAGCTGTTAGAAATATCAATGGCAAACTCGCTCATTTAATTTCTCAGGTAATGGATATTACCGAACGAAAAAATGCTGAAGTAGAACTTACTCGTTTGGTTGACATTACCCAATATCAAAATGAAAGTTTATTAAATTTTGCTCATATCGTTTCACATAACCTGAGGTCTCATGCGACTAACCTTTCGATGTTGACCGGTTTTCTAGAAGGTGAGAAAGATGAAGAAGAAATCACTGACATTTACGGCATGCTCGCCGATGCAGCCGAAAGTTTGAACGAAACCGTTCTTCATTTAAACGAGGTCGTACAACTCAAAGTGGGCGGCATTCAAAAATTAAAGCCAGTGAATATATATAGTACACTTAAAAATGTCAAAAAAAACCTAAATGTACTTATTCAAGAAAAAAATGTTAAGTGTATTACCAAGGTGCCAGAAGATTTAATGGTCATGGGCATACCGGCGTATATAGACAGTATTTTTTTAAATTTAATTACGAATAGTATTAAGTACTCATCGCCAGAGCGTGGGCCTGAGCTAACCATAACATCAAAGACATCAAATAAAAATGTAATTTTAAGCTTTGCCGACAATGGTGTCGGCATAAATCTTAAAAGGCATGGCAAAAAAATATTTGGTATGTACAAGACTTTTCATAAAAACAAAGATGCAAAGGGTATAGGCCTTTTTATTACGAAGAATCAAATCGAGGCCATGAATGGAAAAATTGAAGTGGAAAGCACCGTTAACGAAGGCACGACATTTAAACTCTATTTTGAACTTAACCAAACCGCTTAA
- a CDS encoding response regulator receiver domain-containing protein, producing MLKISSTCIIDDDPIFVYSTKRIMKDINFSDNIIVYTNGQDAIDGLKEMINNGDKMPPVIFLDLNMPIMNGWDFLKDFIQIPHNNREGVLIYIISSSIDPRDLEQIKRYELVNNYILKPVVREDLHTVLSEMNAE from the coding sequence ATGCTTAAAATTAGCAGTACATGCATTATTGATGATGATCCCATTTTTGTATACAGTACAAAACGAATCATGAAAGATATAAACTTCAGTGATAATATTATAGTCTATACAAATGGGCAAGATGCTATTGATGGACTTAAAGAAATGATAAACAATGGTGATAAAATGCCACCTGTTATTTTTCTAGATTTAAATATGCCCATAATGAACGGCTGGGATTTTCTTAAAGACTTTATTCAGATTCCTCACAACAACAGAGAAGGAGTACTAATATATATCATCAGTTCATCGATTGACCCACGAGACCTAGAACAAATCAAACGCTATGAGTTGGTAAACAATTATATATTAAAACCTGTCGTTAGAGAAGACTTGCATACAGTCTTAAGCGAAATGAACGCTGAATAG
- a CDS encoding response regulator receiver domain-containing protein — protein MKIDFSNICIIDDDAIAIFGIKRALAKLHPSNELNIAIFENGEDALEGFELRSNNGEKLPSLIFVDLNMPIMNGWDFLDEFTETYPERETWPDIFIMSSSINPEDYEKAKTYNLEKNYLTKPVDKKLLEKVFS, from the coding sequence ATGAAGATTGATTTTTCGAACATTTGTATCATAGACGATGATGCTATAGCTATTTTTGGTATAAAGAGAGCCCTTGCAAAGCTGCACCCCTCAAATGAATTAAATATTGCCATCTTTGAAAATGGTGAAGATGCGCTAGAAGGTTTTGAACTTAGATCTAATAATGGCGAAAAATTGCCCTCCCTGATTTTTGTCGATTTAAATATGCCGATTATGAACGGCTGGGATTTTTTAGATGAATTTACCGAAACTTACCCCGAAAGGGAAACTTGGCCCGATATATTTATCATGAGTTCATCTATCAATCCTGAAGATTATGAAAAGGCGAAGACCTATAATCTTGAGAAAAACTACCTCACCAAACCAGTGGACAAAAAGCTACTGGAAAAGGTTTTTTCTTAA
- a CDS encoding lamin tail-like protein, which translates to MRANKTLYKNMIRLNKTRVGLIVVLSVSLFYSCVKNRDFDVGANTNCVNELISNASFQDVKSLYSGQTIQIQEDLIIEGYVISSDKEGNFFSVLHFQDRRGNATQGLQIEIDVRDSHLFYPVGSRIFIKVKGLYLGQTRGAFKLGATFESFGNISVGRLPSNVVDRHIFVSCEQPAELTPTSISLDSIGDQYLSTLVRFDNMEIIEDQLGLFFALEQEETLRTLIDCEDRQINLTNSGFSDFRAELLPTQNGTVQGVLVKENSDYSLVIRNLDDMQLENDRCEELVDEFTSTQIFISELADPDNNTGARFVELFNSSTEPLSLKGWSLRRYTNANTDVSSSIDLSGHEISSQSTFVISPNANEFEAVYGFAPDLGVGTNSPADSNGDDNLELVDPFGVVIDIFGVIGEDGSSTNHEFEDGKAVRKPEVVEGNTIYDYQEWSIFNDSGDAETTNEPQLAPNDFTPGIRN; encoded by the coding sequence ATGAGAGCGAATAAAACATTATATAAAAATATGATACGCCTTAATAAGACTAGAGTAGGGCTTATTGTAGTACTTTCAGTATCGCTATTCTACTCTTGTGTAAAGAACAGAGATTTTGATGTGGGTGCAAACACTAATTGCGTCAATGAGTTAATTTCGAACGCAAGCTTTCAAGACGTAAAGAGCCTTTATTCAGGCCAGACAATTCAAATTCAAGAAGACCTTATAATCGAAGGATACGTTATATCGTCTGATAAAGAAGGAAATTTTTTTAGTGTACTTCATTTTCAAGATAGACGGGGTAATGCAACGCAAGGTTTACAAATTGAAATTGATGTTCGAGATTCTCATTTGTTCTACCCTGTGGGAAGTAGAATTTTCATAAAAGTGAAAGGTTTGTATCTCGGTCAAACACGTGGTGCTTTCAAATTAGGGGCAACTTTTGAATCGTTCGGTAATATTTCGGTGGGTAGATTGCCATCAAATGTTGTCGACAGGCATATATTTGTTTCTTGTGAACAGCCAGCGGAATTAACACCTACCTCTATATCGCTTGATTCTATTGGAGACCAATACTTAAGCACCTTGGTGCGATTTGATAATATGGAAATTATCGAAGATCAACTTGGTCTATTCTTTGCTTTGGAGCAAGAGGAGACTTTGAGAACCTTAATTGATTGTGAAGACAGACAGATTAATTTGACTAACAGCGGTTTTTCCGATTTTCGAGCAGAGTTGCTTCCAACCCAGAATGGAACTGTACAAGGTGTTCTTGTAAAGGAAAATTCTGATTATAGCCTAGTAATTCGGAATTTGGATGATATGCAACTTGAAAATGACCGTTGTGAAGAACTGGTCGATGAGTTTACTTCGACCCAAATATTCATCTCAGAATTGGCCGACCCCGATAACAATACCGGCGCAAGATTTGTCGAGCTTTTTAATTCTTCAACAGAGCCTCTAAGTTTAAAAGGATGGAGTCTTCGTAGATATACCAACGCCAATACCGATGTAAGTTCTAGTATAGACCTTTCGGGGCATGAGATAAGTTCTCAATCAACATTTGTTATATCTCCGAACGCCAATGAATTTGAGGCGGTGTATGGCTTTGCTCCAGATCTGGGCGTGGGAACAAATAGCCCAGCTGATTCAAATGGCGATGATAATCTAGAATTGGTCGACCCTTTCGGTGTGGTAATCGATATTTTTGGAGTTATAGGTGAAGATGGCTCGAGTACAAATCATGAATTTGAAGATGGTAAGGCAGTTCGTAAACCTGAGGTCGTCGAAGGCAACACGATTTATGACTATCAAGAGTGGTCTATTTTTAATGATAGCGGAGATGCAGAAACCACTAACGAGCCGCAATTGGCTCCAAACGATTTTACGCCAGGCATTCGAAATTAA
- a CDS encoding Endonuclease/Exonuclease/phosphatase family protein, whose product MNFRITTFLLLFVLIAHGQESSSYRIRTIAFYNVENLFDTTNDSLIFDDDRTPEGKDNWTTERYNKKLDNSSNVISEIGFGRTNSSPDIVGICEVENLAVIEDLIYHHHLKSKGYGIVHYDSPDERGIDVALLYKKSAFLPTSYASHRLLLIDDEDERNYTRDQLVVGGMLDAEQFYFIVNHWPSRSGGEARSRPNRIAAAKLNKRIIDSIQRLDFQAKIISMGDFNDDPTNDSFKKILKTQGKLNHLEDGQLYNPMEKLYRKGIGSLAYRDKWNLFDQIFFTKALIDNKTKGYRFWKADVFNPKYLITKKGKYKGYPYRTYAGGSYAGGYSDHFPVYIHLLKKETKKTPLKEGF is encoded by the coding sequence ATGAATTTTAGAATCACAACTTTCCTCTTGCTCTTTGTTCTTATCGCCCACGGCCAAGAAAGTTCATCGTATAGAATACGAACGATTGCCTTTTATAATGTAGAAAACCTATTTGATACTACAAATGACTCATTGATTTTCGATGATGACCGTACGCCAGAGGGTAAAGACAACTGGACAACAGAACGTTATAATAAAAAACTCGATAATTCAAGCAATGTGATATCTGAGATAGGGTTCGGTAGAACTAACTCTTCCCCAGATATTGTTGGCATTTGTGAAGTAGAGAATCTTGCAGTTATCGAAGACCTGATTTACCATCATCACCTAAAATCAAAAGGTTATGGCATTGTTCATTATGACTCACCTGATGAGCGGGGAATCGATGTTGCCCTACTCTACAAAAAATCAGCCTTTCTACCGACTTCATACGCTAGCCATAGGTTATTGTTAATCGATGATGAAGATGAGCGCAACTATACCAGAGACCAATTAGTCGTCGGTGGCATGTTAGATGCCGAGCAGTTTTATTTTATAGTAAATCATTGGCCGTCTAGAAGTGGTGGCGAAGCACGTAGCAGACCCAATCGAATAGCCGCCGCAAAACTCAACAAACGAATAATCGACTCGATTCAGCGACTAGATTTTCAGGCGAAAATTATAAGCATGGGAGATTTTAACGATGACCCGACAAACGATAGTTTCAAGAAAATTCTTAAAACTCAGGGCAAGTTAAATCACTTGGAAGATGGACAACTGTACAACCCAATGGAAAAACTTTACCGAAAAGGAATAGGCTCACTGGCGTATCGTGACAAATGGAATTTATTCGACCAAATCTTCTTTACAAAAGCCCTAATTGACAATAAAACTAAGGGATACAGATTTTGGAAAGCAGATGTCTTCAACCCTAAGTACTTAATCACAAAAAAAGGAAAATATAAGGGCTACCCTTATCGTACATATGCAGGTGGTAGTTATGCCGGTGGTTATTCAGATCATTTTCCGGTTTACATTCACCTACTAAAAAAAGAAACAAAAAAAACCCCTCTAAAAGAGGGGTTTTGA